A single Pseudochaenichthys georgianus chromosome 10, fPseGeo1.2, whole genome shotgun sequence DNA region contains:
- the LOC117453869 gene encoding zinc finger CCHC domain-containing protein 7-like encodes MDYSQGNGDNGGKDSKDDFFFIEDSNSSDGEQQMKFSRQKQHSSRKQAARISRESSPPLILFSITSGRTLKPRDQSPASSLNVLEEEEEEEEEEEEEEEKDSDQPVEEWMMLGGEEQVGDSSIHLNLSYCNSPQDDSGDEDHTVKSVKDTWAVSEKDKCGAGQSLPSRYFGAGRALTCNICNRTGHLAKSCYYHRKCPTCILCGIQGHTQRDCPGRPCPSCGLPSHGLRRCERPPLWNQHCQRCGTSGHLSDVCPDTWRQNHLTIRLELPVRPWKVHTLKHKKFTAFCYNCSMRGHYGYECAKRRMISGTFPSLPYVCHYDTMKDVLQLHTRKQKRAKGLLSAGPLPLSDQRPSSEATGKSSEENQPIQGGGRQEACGRASGSKKWPERRRERREVKKLRREAQIRREGGLLVTSGRNFDREVCPVNPFGAALHSPKQTKPSPQKKRRDEEGGRSKKSRETERWKKRGGIQRGDVYPHADTDIGAENLLSPKQRLRHRRR; translated from the exons ATGGACTACAGCCAGGGAAATGGAGATAATGGTGGTAAAGACAGCAAAGACGACTTTTTCTTTATTGAGGACTCCAATAGTTCAGATGGAGAACAACAGATGAAGTTCAGTCGCCAGAAACAACACAGTAGCCGTAAACAAGCTGCACGGATCAGCAGGGAGAGCTCTCCCCCCCTCATCCTCTTCAGCATCACCTCTGGACGGACCCTGAAGCCCAGAGACCAGAGTCCTGCTTCCAGTTTAAATgtactggaggaggaggaggaggaggaggaggaggaagaggaggaggaggagaaggacagTGATCAGCCCGTCGAGGAGTGGATGATGCTGGGAGGAGAGGAGCAGGTGGGAGACTCAAGCATCCATCTCAACCTGAGCTACTGCAACAGCCCTCAGGATGACTCTGGAGATGAAG ATCACACTGTGAAATCAGTGAAGGATACCTGGGCTGTGTCAGAGAAAGACAAG TGTGGGGCGGGTCAGTCTCTGCCCAGTCGATATTTTGGAGCTGGTCGTGCTCTGACCTGTAACATCTGCAACAGGACGGGACACCTTGCCAAAAGCTGCTACTACCACAGG AAATGTCCCACCTGTATCCTTTGTGGGATCCAGGGCCACACCCAGAGGGACTGTCCTGGCCGCCCCTGCCCCAGCTGTGGACTCCCTTCCCATGGCCTCAGGCGCTGTGAAAGGCCCCCGCTGTGGAACCAACACTGCCAGCGCTGTGGGACGTCGGGTCACCTCTCTGAT GTCTGCCCTGATACATGGAGACAAAACCACTTGACA ATCCGGTTAGAGCTTCCTGTCAGGCCATGGAAAGTTCACACCCTCAAACATAAGAAATTCACCGCTTTCTGTTACAACTGCTCCATGAGGGGACATTATGGCTAT GAATGCGCTAAAAGGAGGATGATCAGTGGGACTTTCCCTTCCCTGCCCTATGTTTGCCACTATGACACCATGAAGGATGTCCTCCAACTTCATACCAGgaagcagaaaagagccaaag GGCTTTTGAGCGCGGGACCCCTGCCTCTCTCAGACCAGAGGCCCTCGTCTGAAGCAACAGGCAAAAGCAGTGAGGAGAATCAGCCGATCcaggggggggggaggcagGAGGCATGTGGCCGGGCGAGCGGGAGTAAGAAGTGGCCAGAGAGGCGCAGGGAGAGACGGGAGGTGAAGAAGCTCAGGAGAGAGGCTCAAATCAGACGAGAAGGAGGACTACTGGTGACATCTGGGAGGAACTTTGACCGAGAAGTTTGCCCTGTGAACCCTTTCGGGGCTGCACTCCACAGTCCCAAGCAGACCAAACCCTCTCcacaaaaaaagaggagggaTGAGGAAGGAGGAAGGAGCAAGAagagcagagagacagagaggtggAAGAAGAGAGGAGGGATACAACGGGGGGATGTATATCCTCATGCTGACACAGATATTGGTGCTGAAAACCTTCTTTCTCCAAAACAAAGACTACGCCACAGACGTAGATAA